The Syntrophorhabdaceae bacterium genome window below encodes:
- a CDS encoding YggT family protein: MSALGVSILWFAKILNGALTIYFWVIFARALFSWIRPNPYNPIVRTVYRLVDPVTYRISRILPTRFGMVDIAPFFLMLIIIFLQEFLTRALLHLALRA, from the coding sequence ATGTCCGCTTTAGGTGTCTCGATTCTTTGGTTCGCCAAGATCCTCAATGGCGCGCTTACCATCTACTTCTGGGTTATCTTCGCGCGCGCCCTATTTTCCTGGATACGGCCTAATCCCTATAATCCCATAGTGCGGACCGTGTACAGGCTCGTTGATCCCGTTACGTACCGCATATCCAGGATCCTGCCCACCCGGTTCGGCATGGTCGATATCGCCCCCTTCTTTCTCATGCTCATCATCATCTTTCTCCAGGAGTTCCTGACGAGGGCCCTCCTTCACCTTGCGCTCAGAGCCTAG
- the plsX gene encoding phosphate acyltransferase PlsX, whose protein sequence is MIRIAVDGMGGDFAPQEIVKGAQSISREGLASIVLVGDEQKMKPFVTDHANLEMVHAPLCVGMNEAPSNALRKKKDSSMNRAFELHKNGEVQAVVSAGNSGAAMAFAIFTLGRIPGVDRPAIATLHPRMGEGISILLDAGGTVDCKPTHLAQFALMGNAFVSSVLGIASPRVGILSNGEEETKGNELTREAHALIKEFGINYLGYVEGTDMYNGRTDVVVSDGFVGNIALKISEGVADLIFEFFREGIKRSLKARIGYLLLKDLFKEFQKKADYSETGGAPLLGVDGVCIICHGKSNEKAMRNAILLAKKFVEKGLRESINETMQDYQSLQKVKER, encoded by the coding sequence ATGATACGGATTGCCGTTGATGGAATGGGTGGCGACTTTGCGCCCCAGGAGATCGTAAAAGGGGCACAGTCAATTTCCCGCGAAGGCCTCGCTTCCATTGTCCTTGTCGGCGACGAACAAAAGATGAAACCCTTTGTGACGGACCATGCAAACCTTGAGATGGTCCACGCGCCCCTTTGCGTGGGGATGAACGAGGCCCCCTCGAACGCCCTGAGGAAGAAGAAGGACTCTTCCATGAACAGGGCCTTTGAACTGCACAAGAACGGTGAGGTTCAGGCCGTCGTTTCGGCGGGGAATTCCGGCGCGGCGATGGCATTTGCCATCTTCACCCTCGGCCGCATCCCCGGCGTCGACCGACCCGCGATCGCCACGCTCCATCCGCGCATGGGTGAAGGAATCTCCATCCTCCTTGACGCCGGCGGCACGGTGGACTGCAAACCGACGCATCTGGCCCAGTTCGCACTGATGGGCAATGCCTTCGTGTCCTCAGTCCTTGGAATAGCCTCCCCCAGGGTCGGCATTCTCTCGAACGGCGAAGAGGAAACAAAGGGCAACGAACTGACCCGGGAGGCACATGCCCTTATCAAGGAATTCGGCATAAACTACCTGGGCTACGTCGAGGGCACCGATATGTACAACGGCAGAACCGACGTGGTGGTAAGCGATGGTTTTGTCGGCAACATCGCCCTGAAGATAAGCGAGGGGGTCGCAGACCTGATCTTTGAATTCTTCAGGGAAGGTATCAAAAGAAGCCTGAAGGCACGAATCGGCTATCTCCTTCTGAAAGATCTGTTCAAGGAATTCCAGAAGAAAGCGGACTATTCCGAAACCGGCGGGGCACCGCTTCTGGGCGTCGACGGGGTCTGCATCATATGTCATGGAAAATCGAACGAAAAGGCCATGCGCAACGCCATACTGCTGGCAAAGAAGTTCGTGGAGAAAGGTCTCAGGGAATCCATCAACGAGACCATGCAGGACTACCAATCGTTGCAGAAAGTAAAGGAGAGGTAA
- a CDS encoding acyl carrier protein, with product MSVTEKVKKMIVDQLGVSESEVIPEAKFIDDLGADSLDIVELIMALEDEYSIEIPDEDAEKMETVGDAIRYIENRLAGK from the coding sequence ATGTCAGTAACTGAGAAAGTAAAAAAGATGATTGTGGATCAGCTCGGGGTAAGCGAATCGGAAGTTATTCCGGAAGCTAAGTTCATCGATGACCTCGGCGCCGATTCTCTTGATATCGTTGAGCTTATTATGGCACTGGAAGACGAGTACAGCATTGAGATCCCCGATGAGGATGCAGAGAAGATGGAGACGGTGGGTGACGCGATCAGATACATAGAGAATCGCCTGGCAGGCAAATAA
- a CDS encoding DUF167 domain-containing protein: protein MNVEIRVIPNARKRSIARTQAGITVRLTALPLEGRANEELVRYLSDIFKVKRSAIRILRGEKARRKVLEIPIDEKLLQTLLGETV from the coding sequence ATGAATGTGGAGATCAGGGTCATACCGAATGCAAGAAAAAGGTCGATAGCGCGCACGCAGGCCGGCATCACCGTCAGGCTCACGGCGCTGCCCCTCGAAGGCAGGGCAAACGAAGAGTTGGTACGGTATCTCTCGGACATCTTCAAGGTCAAAAGGTCTGCGATCAGAATCCTCCGCGGCGAGAAGGCCAGACGGAAGGTCCTTGAGATCCCCATCGACGAAAAACTCCTCCAGACCCTTTTGGGCGAGACGGTATAA
- the fabF gene encoding beta-ketoacyl-ACP synthase II — MKRRVVITGVGLVTPLGVGIDNVWKRILNGESGIAPLTRFDSTQHDTRIAGEVKDFKAEEYVSVKEMKRMDLFIQYALAATKIAMGDSGLDVSKEDAERIGVVVGTGLGGLPTLEKYHSIYLERGPGRISPFFIPMLIANEAPGHIAIQYGLKGPNLSIVTACATGAHSIGDACRIIQYGDADMMVGGGCEANLTPLTVGGFNAMKALSTRNDEPQKASRPFEKDRDGFVVSEGAGIVILEELEHARKRGAKIYAELVGYGYNGDAHHITAPCPDGDGFIRCINMALRDAALAPDAVDYINAHGTSTDLNDQTETLAIKKVFGERAYKLPVSSTKSMTGHLLGAAGAIEAIFSVLAIRDRVCPPTINYETPDPDCDLDYVPNEARNQDINVVLSNSFGFGGTNCVLVLRRFEG; from the coding sequence TTGAAAAGAAGGGTTGTTATCACCGGTGTCGGTCTTGTAACGCCGCTGGGCGTGGGGATAGACAATGTCTGGAAACGGATCCTCAACGGAGAATCCGGGATCGCACCGCTAACGAGATTTGACAGTACACAGCATGATACCAGGATAGCCGGCGAGGTGAAAGACTTCAAGGCCGAGGAGTATGTTTCGGTCAAGGAGATGAAGCGGATGGATCTGTTCATCCAGTATGCCCTCGCCGCTACAAAAATAGCAATGGGAGACTCCGGTCTCGACGTTTCCAAAGAGGACGCCGAGCGGATCGGGGTGGTTGTGGGCACGGGTCTCGGCGGACTGCCGACCCTTGAGAAGTATCATAGTATATACCTGGAAAGGGGACCGGGGCGGATCTCCCCCTTCTTCATTCCCATGCTCATAGCCAACGAGGCGCCGGGCCATATTGCCATCCAGTATGGTCTGAAAGGGCCCAACCTCAGCATTGTGACGGCCTGCGCCACCGGTGCACATTCGATCGGTGACGCATGCAGGATCATCCAATATGGCGATGCGGACATGATGGTGGGCGGCGGATGTGAAGCAAACCTCACTCCGTTGACCGTGGGCGGTTTTAATGCAATGAAGGCCCTTTCGACCCGGAACGACGAGCCCCAGAAGGCCTCGAGGCCATTCGAGAAGGACCGCGATGGTTTTGTCGTGTCCGAAGGCGCCGGCATCGTCATTCTCGAAGAGCTTGAGCACGCCCGCAAAAGGGGTGCGAAGATCTATGCGGAGCTTGTCGGATACGGATACAACGGGGACGCGCATCATATTACAGCCCCCTGCCCTGACGGCGACGGGTTCATCCGCTGCATCAATATGGCGTTGCGCGACGCAGCGCTTGCGCCGGATGCGGTGGACTACATCAATGCCCACGGAACATCCACGGACCTCAACGACCAGACCGAGACGCTGGCCATCAAAAAGGTTTTTGGGGAAAGGGCGTACAAACTACCCGTGAGTTCGACAAAGTCCATGACGGGCCATCTTCTCGGCGCCGCGGGTGCAATAGAGGCGATCTTCAGCGTTCTGGCGATCAGGGACCGGGTCTGCCCTCCTACGATCAACTACGAGACGCCCGACCCCGACTGCGACCTTGACTACGTTCCCAATGAGGCGCGAAACCAAGATATCAACGTGGTTCTCTCCAACTCCTTCGGGTTTGGCGGTACGAACTGCGTTCTCGTCCTGAGGAGGTTTGAAGGATGA
- the fabG gene encoding 3-oxoacyl-[acyl-carrier-protein] reductase — protein MNGTVTIITGGAQGIGRAISELIADKGGDIAIFDIIDASETIEAIRSKGRRCEFYTVDVSDLQAVQGAVDQVVKDLGKIDNLVNNAGITIDKLLVRMKEEDWDRVIRVNLKSVFNCTKAVVRHMLKSGGSIVNISSIAGVMGNPGQANYAASKAGIIGFTKSVAKEYAERSIRVNAVAPGFIRTKMTDILDEKTKESMYGAIPLKRLGEPEDIANAVYFLLSKYGSYVTGEVVNVNGGLYM, from the coding sequence ATGAACGGAACAGTGACCATCATCACAGGCGGCGCCCAGGGTATCGGCCGGGCCATTTCGGAACTCATAGCCGATAAAGGCGGCGATATCGCCATCTTCGATATAATCGACGCATCGGAAACCATCGAGGCCATTCGGTCGAAGGGACGGCGCTGTGAGTTCTATACTGTAGACGTCTCAGATCTCCAGGCGGTCCAGGGGGCCGTCGATCAGGTCGTAAAGGACCTGGGAAAGATAGACAACCTCGTGAATAACGCGGGCATCACCATAGACAAACTCCTGGTGCGCATGAAAGAGGAAGACTGGGACCGGGTAATCAGAGTGAACCTGAAGAGCGTCTTCAACTGCACGAAGGCAGTCGTCAGGCACATGCTCAAGTCGGGCGGCAGCATCGTCAACATCTCTTCCATCGCGGGCGTCATGGGAAACCCGGGGCAGGCCAACTACGCGGCCAGCAAGGCCGGCATCATCGGCTTCACCAAGAGCGTCGCCAAAGAATATGCGGAGCGCTCAATAAGGGTCAATGCCGTCGCTCCCGGATTTATCAGAACGAAGATGACGGACATTCTCGATGAAAAGACAAAGGAGTCGATGTACGGAGCGATTCCGCTCAAGCGTCTCGGTGAGCCTGAGGACATCGCAAACGCTGTATATTTTCTCCTTTCGAAATACGGCAGCTACGTAACGGGGGAGGTGGTAAATGTTAACGGCGGGTTGTACATGTAA
- the rpmF gene encoding 50S ribosomal protein L32, with protein MAVPKRKTAKARRDKRRTHYTASPVAVVACPNCKEPKLPHAVCPKCGMYKGKQYIAVEEA; from the coding sequence ATGGCTGTACCAAAACGAAAAACTGCGAAGGCAAGACGGGACAAGAGACGCACACACTACACGGCATCACCCGTAGCGGTGGTGGCATGCCCGAACTGCAAAGAACCCAAGCTTCCTCATGCTGTTTGCCCCAAGTGCGGAATGTACAAAGGAAAACAGTACATAGCGGTCGAGGAAGCCTAG
- the nifS gene encoding cysteine desulfurase NifS: MPTPRIYLDNNATTPIHPRVADALRPFLNGLFGNPSSLHFAGRDVKHSYEAAREDIAAMIGARVDDIIITSCGSEADNHAIKGIAYAAGKGHIITSTVEHPAVLNCCRYLETRGFAVTYLPVDGHGLVDPGDVKDSIRKDTILISIMYANNETGTVMPIGDIAAIARGKGIPFHSDMVQALGKIDVDIGALGVDLASFSGHKVYAPKGVGALYAREGLPLDSLVHGGHQESGRRAGTENVIGIVAFGKACELARREMVERKGMIERLRGRLLDGILERIDHVRLNGHPLLRVPNTLNLSFEFVESESLLLALDMKGVAVSSGSACSSGSSEPSHVLLAMGIPGPLCQSALRFSLGRDNTEADVDYVLDILPGIVARLREMSPFYKG; this comes from the coding sequence GTGCCGACACCCAGAATATATTTGGACAACAACGCGACGACACCCATCCATCCCCGGGTGGCGGATGCCCTGAGACCCTTCCTGAACGGGCTCTTCGGCAATCCTTCAAGCCTCCATTTCGCCGGACGGGATGTCAAGCATTCCTATGAAGCGGCCCGTGAAGACATAGCCGCCATGATCGGCGCCAGGGTCGATGATATCATCATTACGAGCTGCGGCAGCGAGGCAGACAACCATGCAATCAAGGGCATCGCATACGCGGCAGGGAAAGGCCATATCATCACATCCACGGTGGAACACCCTGCCGTCCTCAATTGCTGCAGATACCTTGAGACCAGGGGATTTGCCGTAACCTATCTTCCCGTCGACGGGCACGGCCTCGTCGACCCCGGGGACGTAAAGGATTCCATCAGGAAGGACACCATCCTTATCTCCATCATGTACGCAAACAATGAAACAGGGACCGTGATGCCCATCGGCGACATCGCCGCCATCGCCCGTGGAAAGGGGATCCCTTTTCATTCCGACATGGTGCAGGCGCTGGGCAAGATCGATGTGGATATCGGGGCCCTTGGCGTCGACCTTGCCAGCTTCTCGGGACACAAGGTATACGCACCGAAAGGCGTCGGGGCTCTCTATGCGCGTGAAGGCCTTCCCCTGGACAGCCTCGTTCACGGCGGCCACCAGGAATCGGGAAGACGGGCGGGGACGGAGAATGTCATCGGCATCGTCGCCTTCGGCAAGGCCTGCGAGCTGGCCAGGAGGGAAATGGTTGAAAGGAAGGGGATGATTGAGAGACTGCGAGGGCGCCTTCTCGACGGCATCCTGGAACGTATCGACCATGTGCGCCTCAACGGGCATCCCCTGCTCAGGGTCCCCAACACCCTGAATCTCAGCTTCGAGTTCGTCGAATCGGAATCGCTTCTTCTTGCCCTCGATATGAAGGGTGTGGCTGTTTCATCGGGCTCCGCCTGTTCATCGGGCTCCTCGGAACCCTCTCACGTCCTCCTGGCAATGGGCATACCCGGACCTCTGTGCCAGAGCGCCCTTCGCTTCAGCCTGGGACGGGACAACACGGAAGCTGACGTTGATTATGTCCTCGACATCCTCCCGGGCATAGTCGCCAGACTGCGCGAGATGTCACCCTTCTACAAAGGGTAG
- a CDS encoding DUF177 domain-containing protein, whose product MIRLTEIEDVLVVKGEMDTARFPKTDDDALKLLAPVSYELTVAKFDDTVTVEGSINCEASLACSRCLEEYNLSLSLQMAIKLTPKSTLPDAADMELHNDDLDIYYYEGEEVDLDPFVYEEVMLNIPVRPLCSEECKGICATCGRNRNTEPCDCPEAPSSLLGEKLKSFLH is encoded by the coding sequence TTGATACGACTGACAGAAATAGAAGATGTACTGGTCGTGAAGGGTGAGATGGATACTGCGCGATTCCCGAAGACTGATGATGACGCACTCAAGCTGCTTGCGCCGGTGAGCTACGAGCTCACCGTTGCAAAGTTCGACGATACCGTTACCGTCGAAGGGTCGATCAATTGTGAGGCGTCGCTCGCATGTTCACGGTGTCTCGAAGAGTACAACCTCTCACTGTCACTTCAGATGGCCATCAAGCTCACCCCGAAAAGCACGCTTCCCGATGCGGCGGATATGGAGCTTCATAACGACGACCTCGACATTTACTACTACGAGGGAGAAGAGGTAGACCTCGATCCCTTCGTTTACGAGGAGGTCATGCTCAACATTCCGGTGAGACCCCTCTGCAGCGAAGAATGCAAAGGCATATGCGCAACCTGCGGCAGGAACAGGAATACGGAGCCCTGCGATTGTCCCGAGGCACCCTCGAGTCTCCTCGGCGAAAAACTAAAATCTTTCTTACATTAG
- the fabD gene encoding ACP S-malonyltransferase, with amino-acid sequence MKKIGIVFPGQGSQYIGMGRDLYERFDYVRDMFAAADRVLGFSITDLCFKGPEDELRQTYNTQPSLLLVGYVVHEVLKREAGIQPFLVAGHSLGEYTALLASGFFTFEEALTITRRRGLLMEEACPKGKGGMVALIGADMEKIGPVLKEISHDDYVAVPANLNSAEQVVLSGDAGALKEAVEKLKGTGYKKAVFLNVSGPFHSPLMQEAADRLKGELAALGHGRLSVPVVFNVDATPGKDAGDVDDKLYRQMFSPVLWERCVRKMADEGVEVFIEAGPQKVLSNLVKRIVPAVPCVNVEKFDEIESAKGLLA; translated from the coding sequence ATGAAAAAGATAGGAATAGTATTTCCGGGACAGGGTTCCCAGTACATCGGCATGGGCAGGGACCTTTACGAGAGGTTCGACTATGTTCGCGACATGTTCGCCGCCGCCGACAGGGTCCTTGGGTTCTCCATAACAGATCTTTGTTTCAAGGGCCCCGAGGATGAACTGCGTCAAACGTACAACACGCAGCCGTCGCTCCTTCTTGTCGGCTATGTCGTGCATGAGGTGCTGAAAAGGGAGGCAGGTATCCAGCCGTTTCTCGTGGCCGGGCACAGTCTCGGCGAATATACGGCCCTGCTGGCAAGCGGCTTTTTCACTTTTGAAGAGGCCCTCACAATCACCAGGAGAAGAGGACTTCTCATGGAAGAGGCATGCCCGAAGGGTAAAGGCGGCATGGTGGCGCTCATCGGTGCCGATATGGAAAAGATCGGACCCGTCCTCAAAGAGATCTCCCACGATGATTACGTGGCAGTCCCCGCCAACCTCAATTCGGCGGAACAGGTTGTACTCTCCGGCGACGCCGGGGCATTGAAGGAGGCCGTTGAAAAATTGAAGGGGACGGGGTACAAAAAGGCCGTCTTTCTCAATGTATCCGGGCCGTTCCACTCTCCACTGATGCAGGAGGCCGCGGACCGCTTGAAGGGCGAGCTTGCGGCGCTAGGCCACGGCCGTCTTTCCGTTCCCGTAGTCTTTAACGTCGACGCAACCCCCGGAAAAGATGCGGGGGACGTGGACGATAAGCTTTATCGCCAGATGTTTTCCCCGGTGCTGTGGGAAAGATGCGTCAGAAAAATGGCCGATGAGGGCGTGGAGGTCTTTATCGAGGCGGGACCCCAGAAGGTTTTGTCGAACCTCGTAAAACGGATCGTTCCCGCCGTCCCCTGTGTGAATGTGGAAAAATTCGACGAGATAGAATCGGCAAAGGGGCTTTTAGCATGA
- a CDS encoding MiaB/RimO family radical SAM methylthiotransferase: MKPTFFIHTTGCRANQWDTSVIAGNLARAGYAPAPVDKADLVVVNACTVTEGAVRDIRRFISRLRRDNPGAKVVLAGCHGQAYPDHSFGADLVLGQAEKVSADRYADLAGTFVSPRESLVMEDTPEEPAMAGKTRFFFKIQDGCDRFCSYCIVPYARGLPRSRPLAEILGTMETLARKGIQEVVLTGIEISAWRDQERGIGVTELIRLLEDVPTPVRIRLSSVDPLMFNEAFIETAAASRKLAKSFHIPLQSGSDAVLTAMRRPYRQSDIRRILDKVLEKMPDAGIGMDVIAGFPGEDEALFEETRAFLDSCPVYYLHVFPFSLRPGTAAAVMGGMIAQATKKQRVRVLKEIDAHKRETFHRRFAGSRAWIIPEGKRYLGRYMRGYTNNYMPVHIPYDKELENKMVPVRIDRVEGPLVVGKALCEDNDQ, translated from the coding sequence ATGAAACCAACCTTCTTCATCCATACCACCGGCTGCAGAGCTAATCAGTGGGACACGTCAGTCATCGCGGGGAACCTCGCAAGGGCGGGTTACGCGCCTGCACCCGTGGACAAGGCGGACCTTGTGGTGGTAAACGCCTGTACCGTCACGGAAGGGGCCGTCCGGGACATACGCCGTTTCATCAGCCGTTTGAGAAGAGATAACCCGGGGGCGAAGGTGGTCCTCGCAGGCTGTCATGGACAGGCCTATCCCGATCACAGCTTTGGGGCGGACCTTGTTCTCGGGCAGGCGGAGAAAGTGTCGGCAGACCGGTATGCGGATCTGGCGGGCACCTTTGTCAGTCCGCGAGAATCGCTGGTCATGGAAGATACGCCGGAAGAGCCAGCCATGGCGGGCAAAACGCGGTTCTTTTTCAAGATCCAGGACGGCTGTGACAGGTTTTGCAGCTACTGCATCGTGCCCTACGCAAGGGGCCTGCCGCGCAGCAGACCCCTTGCAGAGATACTGGGCACGATGGAGACCCTGGCACGAAAGGGAATACAGGAGGTCGTCCTGACGGGTATCGAGATATCCGCCTGGCGAGACCAGGAAAGAGGGATCGGCGTCACGGAGCTTATCCGCCTCCTCGAGGATGTTCCCACCCCTGTGCGCATACGCCTGAGTTCCGTTGACCCCCTCATGTTCAACGAGGCATTCATCGAAACCGCCGCCGCCTCGCGCAAGCTGGCGAAAAGCTTTCACATCCCTCTCCAGAGCGGCTCGGATGCGGTGCTGACCGCCATGCGGAGACCCTATCGCCAAAGCGACATCAGAAGGATCCTGGACAAGGTCCTGGAAAAAATGCCTGACGCCGGGATCGGCATGGACGTTATAGCAGGCTTTCCGGGAGAGGACGAGGCCCTTTTCGAAGAAACCCGGGCGTTCCTGGATTCATGCCCTGTCTACTACCTCCACGTCTTCCCCTTTTCCTTGAGGCCGGGGACGGCGGCGGCCGTCATGGGCGGCATGATCGCACAGGCGACAAAGAAACAGCGCGTCCGGGTTCTCAAGGAAATCGACGCGCACAAAAGGGAAACCTTTCACCGCCGCTTCGCCGGCAGCCGGGCATGGATCATACCCGAGGGCAAGCGCTATCTTGGCCGATACATGCGGGGATACACAAACAACTATATGCCTGTCCATATTCCCTACGACAAAGAGCTTGAAAACAAGATGGTGCCGGTCAGAATAGACAGGGTAGAGGGTCCGCTTGTCGTGGGAAAGGCACTATGTGAAGATAATGACCAATGA
- a CDS encoding acyl-CoA dehydrogenase family protein: protein MDYFLSEDQKSIQKLARRIAEDKVVPVRAELDETGQFPWEIMKNCAETGLFGVSIPEAYGGMGGGSFENCIVVEELSKACLGVSVSYAASLLGAYPILLGGSEEQKQKYLSQIATGSKLAAFGLTEANAGSDAQGIRTEAKKDGDYYIINGTKQWITNGGEAEIYTVVAMTDRSKGGRGATAFILEKGMEGFTFGKKENKLGIRASATRELVFQDCKVPKENVIGREGLGFILTMRTFDRTRPGIGAQAVGVAHGALDAAIQYAREREQFDRKIISFQAIQHMLADMAIHVEAARALVYAVARYIDSNPKDFSKVSAMSKVFPSDVAMKVVVDAIQVFGGYGYMKEYPVEKMMRDAKILQIYEGTNQIQRNIIGLELIKGSASKKRS, encoded by the coding sequence ATGGATTATTTTCTATCTGAGGACCAGAAGAGCATACAGAAGCTGGCGCGCAGAATAGCAGAGGACAAGGTCGTTCCCGTTCGTGCTGAACTTGATGAAACGGGACAGTTCCCCTGGGAAATAATGAAGAACTGCGCGGAAACGGGCCTCTTCGGTGTCAGTATCCCCGAGGCATACGGCGGCATGGGAGGAGGATCCTTCGAGAACTGTATCGTCGTCGAGGAACTGAGCAAGGCCTGCCTTGGCGTATCGGTAAGCTATGCAGCAAGCCTCCTTGGCGCCTACCCTATCCTGCTCGGTGGATCGGAGGAGCAGAAACAGAAATACCTGTCCCAGATAGCAACGGGGTCGAAACTTGCCGCCTTCGGACTCACCGAGGCCAATGCGGGCAGCGATGCCCAGGGCATCAGGACCGAGGCGAAGAAAGACGGTGACTATTATATCATCAACGGGACGAAACAATGGATAACGAACGGCGGCGAGGCCGAGATCTATACCGTCGTCGCCATGACGGACCGCTCCAAGGGCGGCAGGGGTGCCACGGCCTTTATCCTCGAAAAAGGCATGGAAGGCTTCACTTTCGGCAAGAAAGAGAACAAGTTAGGCATACGGGCATCGGCCACCCGGGAGCTGGTATTTCAGGATTGCAAAGTTCCGAAGGAAAATGTTATAGGTAGAGAAGGTCTGGGTTTCATCCTGACGATGAGGACATTCGACAGGACCCGCCCAGGGATAGGGGCGCAGGCGGTAGGGGTTGCCCACGGCGCACTTGACGCAGCCATACAATACGCGCGTGAAAGGGAACAGTTCGACAGAAAGATCATTTCCTTTCAGGCAATACAGCATATGCTCGCCGATATGGCAATACACGTGGAGGCGGCACGCGCTCTGGTATATGCGGTGGCGCGGTACATCGACAGCAATCCCAAGGATTTTTCCAAGGTGTCGGCCATGAGCAAGGTCTTTCCGAGCGACGTGGCCATGAAGGTTGTCGTCGATGCTATACAGGTTTTCGGCGGATACGGCTACATGAAGGAATACCCCGTCGAGAAAATGATGCGCGATGCAAAGATACTCCAGATATACGAAGGCACGAACCAGATACAGAGGAACATCATCGGACTGGAGTTGATCAAGGGGTCGGCATCGAAGAAAAGGTCATGA
- a CDS encoding NIL domain-containing protein — MKKRIILRFKKDTIDKPIVYRLVKDFNLIFNILRANIYPKAESIMVMEVEGTEANFKKAVKYLKDLAIDTEPMEHDINRDESRCVHCGLCTSVCAPEALYIRDRKVMKVEFDYTRCVACELCVKVCPVKAMNVSFE; from the coding sequence ATGAAAAAGAGGATCATTCTCCGCTTTAAGAAAGATACCATCGACAAGCCCATCGTCTACCGGCTCGTAAAGGATTTCAATCTCATTTTCAATATCCTGAGGGCGAACATATACCCGAAGGCGGAGTCCATCATGGTGATGGAGGTGGAAGGCACGGAGGCAAATTTCAAGAAAGCGGTGAAATACCTCAAAGACCTTGCTATCGACACGGAGCCCATGGAGCACGACATCAACCGCGACGAATCGCGGTGCGTTCATTGTGGACTGTGCACAAGCGTCTGCGCCCCCGAGGCCCTGTACATACGGGACAGGAAGGTCATGAAGGTGGAGTTCGACTATACACGCTGCGTCGCCTGTGAACTCTGCGTAAAGGTGTGCCCCGTCAAGGCCATGAATGTCTCCTTCGAGTGA